In Mytilus galloprovincialis chromosome 1, xbMytGall1.hap1.1, whole genome shotgun sequence, the following are encoded in one genomic region:
- the LOC143052859 gene encoding uncharacterized protein LOC143052859 — MFKRKVPLTTFESNNENISKVPLSNIFAVNETLNVTLDIHIRNFDLTKTIELSDTIKIAEYNPVAVGMICMGILVVVFLIFAWWFLKTKSSETFDTTYTISEFPKNNQKQSSHVRGQHESESSFRLLNETNIQVSEKKLNI; from the exons ATGTTTAAAAGAAAGGTGCCACTAACGACATTTGAAAGCAACAATGAAAATATCAG TAAAGTACCATTATCAAACATCTTCGCAGTAAATGAAACTTTGAATG TTACACTTGACATACACATCAGAAACTTCGATTTGACAAAGACAATAGAGCTCTCAGATACAATAAAAATTGCCGAATACAACCCTGTGGCAGTTGGTATGATATGCATGGGTATACTCGTAGTAGTTTTCCTTATATTTGCTTGGTGGTTTCTAAAGACAAAGTCCTCGGAAACCTTCGACACAACTTATacaatttct GAGTTTCCCAAAAATAACCAAAAGCAAAGCAGTCATGTGCGGGGGCAACATGAAAGTGAGAGTTCTTTTCGCCTtctaaatgaaacaaatatacaAGTGTCGGAAAAGAAACTGAACATTTAA